A genomic region of Silurus meridionalis isolate SWU-2019-XX chromosome 7, ASM1480568v1, whole genome shotgun sequence contains the following coding sequences:
- the pmp22b gene encoding peripheral myelin protein 22b → MLLLLCGIVFLHIAVLVLLFVSTIVSTWSATQTSTADLWVNCTTASACLAGDTGVWIQSVQALMILSIIFSILSLCLFFCQLFTLQKGGRFFLTGSFQIFACLFIMCGAIIYTVMRNTWIPSGASYGYAYILAWVAFPLALISGLIYIILRKRE, encoded by the exons ATGCTGCTCCTTCTTTGTGGCATCGTATTTCTGCATATCGCAGTTCTGGTTCTGCTGTTCGTCTCCACTATAGTCAGT ACCTGGAGTGCAACCCAAACCAGTACCGCAGACCTCTGGGTAAACTGTACTACAGCCTCTGCATGTTTGGCCGGTGACACTGGAG TATGGATTCAGTCAGTGCAGGCTCTCATGATCCTGTCGATCATCTTCAGCATCCTGTCACTTTGCCTGTTTTTCTGCCAGCTGTTCACACTGCAAAAGGGTGGACGCTTCTTCCTCACTGGATCCTTCCAAATCTTCGCCT GTCTGTTCATTATGTGCGGTGCGATCATTTACACGGTGATGAGGAACACATGGATTCCCTCGGGCGCGTCGTACGGTTATGCCTACATCTTGGCCTGGGTGGCTTTTCCTCTAGCGCTCATCAGCGgcttaatttacataattttgaGAAAACGGGAATGA